The DNA window AGACCGTCGACGCGCTGATGAAGCTCGAGCTGGCGGCTGGCGTTGACGTCCAGATCAAGCTGACCTAAAGGCACCGACCATGACTGCGAAGAAATTTTCGTTGGGCATCGTTGGCCGCAAGGCCGGCATGACCCGGGTATTCACCGAGGACGGCAAGTCCATTCCGGTGACCCTGATCGAAGCCACCCCGAACCGCATCACCCAGATCAAGACCGCTGAAACCGACGGCTACAGTGCCGTGCAGGTGGCCGTGGGGACGCGTCGCGCCTCGCTGGTGACCAAGCCGGTCGCCGGACACCTGGCCAAGGCCAAGGTCGAAGCCGGTCGTGGTCTGTGGGAGCTGCGCGTGGAAGCCGACAAGATCGGCGACTTCAGCGTTGGCGGCGAGATCAAGGCCGACATCTTTGAAGTGGGCCAGAAGGTCGACGTCCAGGGCGTGACCAAGGGCAAGGGCTTTCAGGGCACGATCAAGCGCTGGAACTTCCGCATGGGCGACGCCACCCACGGTAACTCGCTGTCGCATCGCGCGCCGGGTTCGCTGGGTCAGCGCCAGACCCCTGGTCGCGTGTTCCCGGGCAAGAAGATGTCTGGCCACATGGGCGCCGTGCAGCAGAGCACGCAGAACCTGGAAGTCGTCCGCGTGGACGCCGAGCGTGGCCTCATCGCCATCCGCGGTGCCGTGCCGGGCGCGCCGGGTGGTGACGTGATCGTGCGTCCGGCGAGCAAGGCATAAGGAGAACCAACATGGAACTCGCCATTAACGGCAGCGCCAACAAACTGTCGGTCTCCGACGAAGTGTTCGGCCGCGAATTCAGTCAGGACCTGGTCCACCAGGTCGTCGTCGCCTACCGCAACGCCGGTCGCGCGGGCACCAAGGCCCAGAAGACCCGTTCGGAAGTCAACGGCACCACCAAGAAGTCCAAGAAGCAGAAGGGCGGCGGCGCGCGTCATGGCGCCCTCACGGCTCCGATCTTCGTGGGCGGCGGCGTGACCTTTGCGGCCAAGCCGCGCAGCTTCGATCAGAAGGTCAACCGCAAGATGTACCGCGCCGCGATGAAGGCCATCCTCAGCGAGCTGGCTCGCCAGGATCGCCTGACCGTCGTCGACGCGTTTGATGTCGAGGCGTCCAACACCAAGGGCCTGATTTCCAAGCTCAAGGATCTGAACGTCGGCAAGCGTCCGCTGATCGTGACCGAGGATGCCTCCGAGCACCTGTACCTGTCGGCCCGCAACCTGCCTTACGTCGAAGTGCGTGACGTGCAGGGCCTGGATCCGGCTTCGCTGGTCGGTGCCGACACCGTCGTGATCACTGCTGATGCGGTGAAGAAGATCGAGGAGTGGCTGGCATGATCAGCAACGAAAAAATCTTCAGCGTGCTGCGCGCCCCGCGCGTGTCCGAAAAGACTGCACGTCTGCAGGAAGTTTCCAATCAGTATGTCTTCGAAGTCTCGAACGACTCCACCAAGGCCGACATCAAGGCCGCGGTCGAGCAGCTGTTCGACGTCAAGGTCGAGGCCGTCAACGTGGTGAACGTCAAGGGCAAGAACAAGTCCTTCCGTAACCGCGGTGGCCGTCGCGGCGACTGGCGCAAGGCGTACGTGCGTCTGGCCGATGGCCAGGCCATCGACGTGTCGGCCACGGCCTGAGGTAGACCCACATGCCATTGATGAAATTCAAACCCACTTCTCCCGGCCGTCGTTCGGCTGTGCGTGTAGTGACGCCCGACCTGCACAAGGGTGCTCCGCACGCTCCGCTCCTGGAGAAGCAGAGCAAGTCCGGCGGTCGCAACCACCACGGCCGGATCACCACCCGCCACGTCGGCGGTGGCCACAAGCAGCACTACCGCATCATCGACTTCAAGCGCGACAAGGTCGGCATTCCGGCCCGCGTCGAGCGGATCGAGTACGACCCGAACCGCACCGCGCACATCGCGCTGCTGTGCTACGTCGACGGTGAGCGCCGCTACATCATCGCGCCCAAGGGCCTGAAGGCCGGCGACCAGGTGATCGCGGGCCGTGACGCCCCGATCCGCACCGGCAACACCCTGCCGCTGCTGAACATCCCGGTCGGCACCACGGTGCATTGCATCGAGCTGAAGGTGGGCAAGGGCGCGCAGATCGCTCGTGCCGCCGGCGCCTCGGTCCAGCTGGTCGCGCGTGAGCAGGGCTTTGCCACGCTGCGCCTGCGTTCTGGCGAAATGCGCAAGGTGCCGGCCGAGTGCTGCGCCACGATCGGCGAAGTCGGCAACGACGAGCACAGCCTCGAGAAGCTCGGTAAGGCTGGTGCCAAGCGCTGGCGTGGCGTTCGCCCGACCGTCCGCGGTGCGGCCATGAACCCGGTCGACCATCCGCACGGCGGTGGTGAGGCCAAGGCTGGCCAGGGCAACCCGCATCCGGTCACCCCCTGGGGTGTGCCGACCAAGGGTTACAAGACGCGCCATAACAAGCGCACGCAGCAATTCATCGTCCGCGATCGTAGGGGCTAATCGACCATGGCACGTTCACTCAAGAAAGGCCCGTTCGTCGATCACCACCTCGTCAAGAAGGTGGAGGCTGCGGCCGGTAGCAAGCGTCCGATCAAGACCTGGTCGCGTCGCTCCATGATCCTGCCGGAGATGGTGGGTTTCACCATCGCCGTGCACAACGGCAAGAACCACGTTCCGGTGCTGGTCAACGAGAACATGGTCGGCCACAAGCTCGGCGAGTTTGCCGTCACCCGGACCTTCAAGGGTCATGGCGGCGACAAGAAAGCCGGCGGCAAGCGCTAAGGAGAGATGACAATGGAAGCGAAAGCCATCCTGCGCACCGCGCGCATCTCCCCGCAGAAGGCCCGCCTGGTCGCTGACCAGGTGCGTGGTCTGTCGGCCGAGCGCGCCGTCAACCTGCTGAAGTTCTCGGACAAGAAGGCCGCCCACCTGATCAAGAAGGTAGTGGAGTCGGCAATCGCCAACGCCGAGAACAACCAGGGCGCCGACGTCGACGAGCTGAAGGTCCAGACCATCATGGTCGACGAGGGCCCGACGCTGAAGCGTTTCATGGCCCGCGCCAAGGGCCGGGGCACGCGCATCCTCAAGCGCACCAGCCACATCACCGTGGTGGTGGGCGAAGGCAAGGGCAAATAAGACTATGGGCCATAAAGTACATCCGACCGGTATCCGCCTGGGCATCTCCAAGGACTGGAACTCCAAGTGGTACGCCAACAAGGGCGACTACGCCAGCTATCTGGCCGCTGACCTGAAGGTTCGCGAGATGCTTCGCAAGAAGCTCGCCCAGGCCGGCATCAGCAAGATCATGATCGAGCGTCCGGCCAAGACCGCGCGCGTGACGATCCACACCGCCCGTCCGGGCGTGGTGATCGGCAAGCGCGGTGAGGACATCGAGAAGCTGCGCAAGGAAGTGAGCC is part of the Pseudoxanthomonas sp. JBR18 genome and encodes:
- the rplC gene encoding 50S ribosomal protein L3, whose amino-acid sequence is MTAKKFSLGIVGRKAGMTRVFTEDGKSIPVTLIEATPNRITQIKTAETDGYSAVQVAVGTRRASLVTKPVAGHLAKAKVEAGRGLWELRVEADKIGDFSVGGEIKADIFEVGQKVDVQGVTKGKGFQGTIKRWNFRMGDATHGNSLSHRAPGSLGQRQTPGRVFPGKKMSGHMGAVQQSTQNLEVVRVDAERGLIAIRGAVPGAPGGDVIVRPASKA
- the rplD gene encoding 50S ribosomal protein L4 produces the protein MELAINGSANKLSVSDEVFGREFSQDLVHQVVVAYRNAGRAGTKAQKTRSEVNGTTKKSKKQKGGGARHGALTAPIFVGGGVTFAAKPRSFDQKVNRKMYRAAMKAILSELARQDRLTVVDAFDVEASNTKGLISKLKDLNVGKRPLIVTEDASEHLYLSARNLPYVEVRDVQGLDPASLVGADTVVITADAVKKIEEWLA
- the rplW gene encoding 50S ribosomal protein L23, whose product is MISNEKIFSVLRAPRVSEKTARLQEVSNQYVFEVSNDSTKADIKAAVEQLFDVKVEAVNVVNVKGKNKSFRNRGGRRGDWRKAYVRLADGQAIDVSATA
- the rplB gene encoding 50S ribosomal protein L2, which encodes MPLMKFKPTSPGRRSAVRVVTPDLHKGAPHAPLLEKQSKSGGRNHHGRITTRHVGGGHKQHYRIIDFKRDKVGIPARVERIEYDPNRTAHIALLCYVDGERRYIIAPKGLKAGDQVIAGRDAPIRTGNTLPLLNIPVGTTVHCIELKVGKGAQIARAAGASVQLVAREQGFATLRLRSGEMRKVPAECCATIGEVGNDEHSLEKLGKAGAKRWRGVRPTVRGAAMNPVDHPHGGGEAKAGQGNPHPVTPWGVPTKGYKTRHNKRTQQFIVRDRRG
- the rpsS gene encoding 30S ribosomal protein S19, which gives rise to MARSLKKGPFVDHHLVKKVEAAAGSKRPIKTWSRRSMILPEMVGFTIAVHNGKNHVPVLVNENMVGHKLGEFAVTRTFKGHGGDKKAGGKR
- the rplV gene encoding 50S ribosomal protein L22; the encoded protein is MEAKAILRTARISPQKARLVADQVRGLSAERAVNLLKFSDKKAAHLIKKVVESAIANAENNQGADVDELKVQTIMVDEGPTLKRFMARAKGRGTRILKRTSHITVVVGEGKGK